A single region of the Brachypodium distachyon strain Bd21 chromosome 3, Brachypodium_distachyon_v3.0, whole genome shotgun sequence genome encodes:
- the LOC100825520 gene encoding auxin-induced protein X15: protein MAPAVKLYQLLTGRKKRSISSSSRPSSSSPAPVAGVNVPRGHFAVYVGERRTRFVVPTACLRRPAFVLLLRGVEEEFGFGHRAGGLAFPSCSEKDFASIVAAC from the coding sequence atggcgccggcggtgaaGCTGTACCAGCTGCTGacgggaaggaagaagaggagcatcagcagcagcagccggccgTCTTCGTCGTCCCCTGCGCCGGTGGCGGGGGTGAATGTGCCGCGGGGCCATTTCGCGGTGTACGTGGGCGAGCGGCGGACGCGGTTCGTGGTGCCGACGGCGTGcctgcggcggccggcgttcgtgctgctgctgcggggcGTCGAGGAGGAGTTCGGTTTCGGGCACCGCGCCGGCGGGCTCGCCTTTCCCTCCTGCTCCGAGAAGgacttcgcctccatcgtcgccgcctgcTAG
- the LOC100825828 gene encoding auxin-induced protein 15A — protein MGGGKLRELIMSRLHPAKRGGGTVPRGHFAVYVGDSRTRFVVPTAYLRHPAFLALLETAEEEFGYGGGGITIPCSEQDFAALVGRLGSSSPSSSSSSSWH, from the coding sequence ATGGGCGGAGGGAAGCTGCGGGAACTGATCATGTCGAGGCTGCACCCGGCCaaacgcggcggcggcacggttCCCCGGGGCCACTTCGCGGTGTACGTCGGCGATTCCCGGACCCGGTTCGTGGTGCCCACGGCGTACCTCCGGCACCCGGCGTTCCTGGCCCTGCTCGAGACCGCCGAGGAGGAGTTCGGctatggcggcggcgggatcaCCATCCCTTGCTCCGAGCAGGACTTCGCCGCGCTCGTCGGCAGGctcggctcctcctcgccgtcttcatcatcttcctcgtcCTGGCACTAG
- the LOC100841449 gene encoding probable adenylate kinase 7, mitochondrial, whose amino-acid sequence MTGLLRLAGAARSLARAAGPLQRRRLAAAAVAEDYYWTEWEEEEEEEARRRQRQRAPAAESCPAGGGPRGVQWVVMGRPGPQKHAHAARLAEVLAVPYISMGTLVRQELSPTSSLYKKIANSVNEGKLVPEDIIFGLLTKRLEEGYYKGETGFILDGIPRTHVQAEILDEIVDIDLVLNFKCADNCFMKKRYGGDICSHCGQLFDVSNPASMERNFWHAQAQPAAIMGLENARMEKMRSYAKQAKQLEDYYKKQRKLMELKTSARPGETWQGLVAALHLQHLDPSPTPHKLTV is encoded by the exons ATGACCGGCCTCCTgcggctcgccggcgccgccaggTCACTGGCCCGCGCGGCCGGGCCGCTCCAACGGAGACGgctcgcggccgccgccgtggcggaGGACTACTACTGGACCgaatgggaggaggaggaagaggaggaggcgcggcggcggcagcggcagcgggctCCCGCCGCGGAGTCGtgcccggccggcggcgggcccAGGGGCGTGCAGTGGGTCGTCATGGGCCGCCCCGGCCCGCAGAAGCACGCCCACGCGGCCCGCCTCGCCGAGGTGCTCGCCGTGCCTTACATCTCCATGGGCACGCTCGTCCGGCAGGAGCTCAGCCCCACTTCCTCCCTCTACAAGAAG ATTGCTAATTCGGTGAATGAAGGAAAGCTTGTGCCGGAGGATATCATATTCGGATTGCTGACGAAGCGTCTTGAGGAAGGATACTATAAAGGAGAAACTGGATTCATCCTCGATGGGATCCCACGCACCCATGTGCAAGCT GAGATCCTTGATGAGATTGTGGATATTGACTTGGTTCTGAACTTCAAATGTGCTGATAACTGTTTTATGAAGAAGCGGTATGGGGGAGACATATGTTCCCACTGCGGGCAGCTATTTGATGTCAGCAATCCAGCGTCTATGGAGCGTAATTTCTGGCATGCTCAGGCACAACCTGCTGCTATCATGGGCCTGGAAAACGCAAGGATGGAGAAGATGCGTTCTTACGCCAAGCAG GCCAAACAGCTGGAAGATTATTACAAGAAACAGAGAAAACTTATGGAGCTGAAGACATCAGCTCGCCCCGGGGAAACCTGGCAGGGGCTTGTAGCTGCCCTGCACCTTCAGCATCTAGATCCATCCCCAACCCCTCACAAACTCACTGTGTAA